In Leptospira langatensis, a single window of DNA contains:
- a CDS encoding RNA polymerase sigma factor — MQGLSQQEFSILYESCKNTVYHFLLKLSGNPEIAEDLTQETFLKAFEVMDRFDPNRGSFSSWSCTIGKNLYFKHFNRTKKEFGNVSINIENFPELSDGNHEDPLDLEKNSISSALKQGVSSLPEPEKSIILLKEIQKKTLRETAEALGISERTVSRRLLSAFRILRTYLESEGIGL; from the coding sequence ATGCAAGGTCTTTCGCAACAGGAATTCTCCATACTCTATGAGTCATGCAAGAATACTGTTTACCATTTCCTGTTAAAACTCTCCGGAAATCCGGAAATCGCAGAGGATTTAACCCAAGAGACCTTTTTAAAAGCATTCGAGGTCATGGACCGATTCGATCCGAATCGTGGAAGTTTCTCTTCTTGGTCCTGCACAATCGGTAAAAATCTTTACTTTAAACATTTTAATCGTACAAAGAAGGAATTCGGGAATGTTTCTATCAATATCGAGAACTTTCCGGAATTATCCGACGGGAACCATGAGGATCCCCTAGATCTGGAAAAAAATTCTATCAGCTCCGCGTTGAAACAGGGAGTTTCCAGTCTACCTGAGCCGGAAAAAAGCATAATACTATTGAAAGAGATCCAAAAGAAGACCTTGAGAGAAACTGCTGAGGCTTTGGGGATTTCGGAGAGAACCGTAAGTCGTCGCTTGTTAAGCGCTTTTAGGATTTTACGCACTTATCTCGAGTCAGAAGGGATTGGACTGTAA
- a CDS encoding helix-turn-helix domain-containing protein has protein sequence MEKESEEEIYKKLGQVLRFHRTQKGLSLQQLADRLEKEFKVPFNPNLLGKVERGTSRILGGDLIRMCSFYQIEIKQFFPKDNKKPVQENVLGDLIESPVIRTILSYLNDHKDEPEFLSYLEVYLRNMTVPTLNLIKGADPKSLKVASPKKKSKKG, from the coding sequence ATGGAAAAAGAATCCGAGGAAGAAATATATAAAAAGCTGGGCCAAGTCTTGCGCTTTCACCGGACCCAGAAAGGCCTTTCTCTGCAACAACTTGCAGATAGACTCGAGAAAGAATTCAAGGTCCCTTTCAATCCAAACTTATTGGGAAAAGTAGAGAGAGGAACATCCAGGATACTCGGAGGGGACCTGATCCGGATGTGTAGCTTTTATCAGATAGAGATAAAGCAGTTCTTTCCTAAAGATAATAAGAAGCCTGTTCAAGAAAACGTGTTGGGGGATCTAATCGAGTCTCCCGTCATCCGAACGATCCTTTCCTATCTAAACGATCATAAGGATGAACCCGAATTCCTAAGCTATCTAGAAGTATATCTGAGAAATATGACTGTTCCTACTTTAAACCTAATTAAGGGTGCTGACCCGAAAAGCCTCAAGGTCGCTTCCCCCAAGAAAAAGTCAAAGAAGGGTTAA